In one window of Camelina sativa cultivar DH55 chromosome 15, Cs, whole genome shotgun sequence DNA:
- the LOC104747818 gene encoding uncharacterized protein LOC104747818 isoform X1, with protein MILQSPKVAFYRRSKTIKGKRMPSSCKEKDQVKEEPVGYNDALISILPSFPGIKKLQKKWSSEEDEELIAAVKRHGEGSWALIAKEEFKGERTPSQLSQVRRIFVAGSCSSSRFCQFKTDNSEYLSLADHCL; from the exons ATGATTCTCCAATCTCCAAAA GTAGCGTTCTACAGGAGATCCAAAACTATAAAGGGTAAACGCATGCCTTCGTCATGTAAAGAG AAAGACCAAGTGAAAGAAG AGCCTGTAGGATACAATGATGCTCTCATCTCGATCCTTCCCTCTTTCCCTGGGATTAAGAAGCTTca aaaaaaatggtcatCTGAGGAGGATGAGGAGCTCATTGCTGCTGTGAAGCGACATGGTGAAGGCAGCTGGGCCCTTATTGCTAAGGAAGAATTTAAAGGAGAGCGAACACCCTCACAACTCTCACAG GTTCGTAGGATTTTTGTTGCAGGTTCGTGTAGCTCTTCAAGATTTTGTCAATTTAAGACCGATAACAGTGAGTATCTCTCATTAGCAGATCACTGCTTATGA
- the LOC104747818 gene encoding uncharacterized protein LOC104747818 isoform X4 has protein sequence MILQSPKVAFYRRSKTIKGKRMPSSCKEKDQVKEEPVGYNDALISILPSFPGIKKLQKKWSSEEDEELIAAVKRHGEGSWALIAKEEFKGERTPSQLSQITAYDHLGVYWRSVISVYTEI, from the exons ATGATTCTCCAATCTCCAAAA GTAGCGTTCTACAGGAGATCCAAAACTATAAAGGGTAAACGCATGCCTTCGTCATGTAAAGAG AAAGACCAAGTGAAAGAAG AGCCTGTAGGATACAATGATGCTCTCATCTCGATCCTTCCCTCTTTCCCTGGGATTAAGAAGCTTca aaaaaaatggtcatCTGAGGAGGATGAGGAGCTCATTGCTGCTGTGAAGCGACATGGTGAAGGCAGCTGGGCCCTTATTGCTAAGGAAGAATTTAAAGGAGAGCGAACACCCTCACAACTCTCACAG ATCACTGCTTATGATCATCTGGGAGTTTACTGGAGGTCAGTAATTAGTGTTTACAcagaaatataa
- the LOC104747818 gene encoding uncharacterized protein LOC104747818 isoform X3 — protein MILQSPKVAFYRRSKTIKGKRMPSSCKEKDQVKEGQILCYIEQLGGQFQRRKKWSSEEDEELIAAVKRHGEGSWALIAKEEFKGERTPSQLSQVRRIFVAGSCSSSRFCQFKTDNSEYLSLADHCL, from the exons ATGATTCTCCAATCTCCAAAA GTAGCGTTCTACAGGAGATCCAAAACTATAAAGGGTAAACGCATGCCTTCGTCATGTAAAGAG AAAGACCAAGTGAAAGAAGGTCAAATTCTGTGCTACATTGAACAACTCGGTGGCCAATTCCAA agaagaaaaaaatggtcatCTGAGGAGGATGAGGAGCTCATTGCTGCTGTGAAGCGACATGGTGAAGGCAGCTGGGCCCTTATTGCTAAGGAAGAATTTAAAGGAGAGCGAACACCCTCACAACTCTCACAG GTTCGTAGGATTTTTGTTGCAGGTTCGTGTAGCTCTTCAAGATTTTGTCAATTTAAGACCGATAACAGTGAGTATCTCTCATTAGCAGATCACTGCTTATGA
- the LOC104747818 gene encoding uncharacterized protein LOC104747818 isoform X2, which translates to MILQSPKVAFYRRSKTIKGKRMPSSCKEKDQVKEGQILCYIEQLGGQFQVFFVKKWSSEEDEELIAAVKRHGEGSWALIAKEEFKGERTPSQLSQVRRIFVAGSCSSSRFCQFKTDNSEYLSLADHCL; encoded by the exons ATGATTCTCCAATCTCCAAAA GTAGCGTTCTACAGGAGATCCAAAACTATAAAGGGTAAACGCATGCCTTCGTCATGTAAAGAG AAAGACCAAGTGAAAGAAGGTCAAATTCTGTGCTACATTGAACAACTCGGTGGCCAATTCCAAGTCTTCTTCGt aaaaaaatggtcatCTGAGGAGGATGAGGAGCTCATTGCTGCTGTGAAGCGACATGGTGAAGGCAGCTGGGCCCTTATTGCTAAGGAAGAATTTAAAGGAGAGCGAACACCCTCACAACTCTCACAG GTTCGTAGGATTTTTGTTGCAGGTTCGTGTAGCTCTTCAAGATTTTGTCAATTTAAGACCGATAACAGTGAGTATCTCTCATTAGCAGATCACTGCTTATGA